CAGACCGCACATGCGTCGAACTTCGGGATCTGCGGTCTGATGAAAGCCCTTTTCGAGAGGCGGCAGGGCTTCGCTGAAGCGTCCCATCTCTGCGAGTGAGAGCCCGAGCAAGCTGTCCAGCTTTGACAGTCCAGGCTTGAGTCGTTGCGCTGCGCGGACTTCGTGTACGGCTTGATCGTAGTCGCGCTGTTTAAAGCTAATAGCCGCCAGCGTGGCATGAATCTCAGCTACGCCAGGCTCGAGCGCCGCGAGCTTTTTAAACGCTTCTTCAGCATCGGCATAGTCATTCCTTGCCAGCGCTTGCTGTCCGTCAGTGGCATACTGCGCTGCCTTGCTGGCCCTGCTGGTTTGCGCGGGAGCGGCCAGGATGACGATACAGCAGGCGGTCAGGAGCGCGGCGCATTTGGGCCATTTCATCATGGACGTCCTCTACTCCCAATAAAAATACACCGCCACATCATGGAGGTGGCGGTGTAGTCAATCAAGGTGCTTTTCGGGATCAGAATGTTAGCTTTCCGCTAAGTTGCACGATGCGCGATGGACCTGCGCTCGTAATCAAGCCTTGTAGCGGATTGCCGACTGCGTTCTGGATGGATGAGCCTCCTCCCGATCCGCTTGTAGCGAGGCCGCCGACGTTGACGACGTACTGATGGTGATTGAAGGTGTTGAAGGTATCGAAGCGCATGGAGAGCCCGGCGCGTTCGGTGATATGGAAGTCCTTCGTCAGACCCATGTCCCAGTTATTGAGTCCGGGCTGACGGAGGAAATTGCGAGCGCTGCTGCCGAAGGTTCCAGGCCCCGGCTGCGTGAAGCAAGACATGTTGATTCGCTGGAACCGCTGGGTAAGGCCGCTGTGGACATTGCAGCCAGTGGTGTAATTGGCGCGTTGGAATTGGGTGTCGTCGAGACCCGCGGCGTCGGTGGCAGTGATGCTGAACGGGAAGCCGGACTGGAAGGTAGTGATTCCGGCAAGCTGCCAGCCGCCGACCACCAGGTCTGCCGCACGGCCAACATTGCCGAGGAACTTCTTGCCTCGCCCGACTGGCAGTGGATAGACGTAGCTGGAGACGAAGCGCTGCGACACGCTGAAATCAGACGGGCCGTAGTCGAGCTGCGGAGCATGGTTGTTCATGAAGCCCTGATATCCGGCGCCCGTGGCGCCTACACCGGCAGCGGCGGACTTATCGTCCTTGCTGTTGGCCCAGGTATAGATGGCGGTCACCGCCAGATTGCCGGCGCGGTGCTGGAAGTTGACGTTCATGGCGTTGTAGTGAGAATAGCCGTGGAAATCGCTATCGATATAGAAGCCGGTGAAGTTGGGATAAGGCAAACGTGACGATGTTGGGCAATCGTGTGTCACGTCGTTGGGATTTGCCTGGCAGGCTGCCAGATTGGCGGCGGATATCTGATACGGCTGAGCGATGTTATGCCGGTCGAGGAGGTGGACGGCGTGTGTACCGATGTAATTGACCTCAAGCGTAGTGTTCGGTGTGAGCGCCCGCTCGACGGAACCTGTCCAGGACTGGACGTAGGGGTCGATGGGGTTTTCGGACTCGATTACTGCGATGAAGGAGAGGGTGGACTGGGGGAATGGAGTGAGTGTGGTGAAGCTTGGGAACATCTGGTTTCCGAACTTGGGCAGGGATGCGACCTGCGTTGGGTTTTCTGAGAGACGGATGCTGTAGGGATAGATGTCGGCGGAGTCGTCGATCTCGCGTCCCTCGTAGGAATCGAAGAAGATTCCGTATCCGCCACGGATTACGGTCTTGTCGGTGAGGCGGTAGTTGAGGCCGAAACGAGGAGCGAAGGGCGTCTTCTGGCCGGGATGCGGCACGGAGCCACAGTAACGGAGGATGGGTCCGCCGTTAACTCCGACTCCAGGTGCGACTCCGTCGGTTTTGAGTTGGGGATCGGCGAAGCAGAGGCCACCCTGGCTGTTCTGGGTATCAAGCCAGAAGAAGTGGTTCTTCGCCTCATAAGCCGCGGCACGATAATCCCAGCGCAGTCCCACGTTCATGGTCAGTTTCTGCGTAACTTTCCAATCGTCCTGTGCGTATGGCGCGAAGTAACCGAAGATGTGGTCCTGGGGATTGCCTGCCTGATCGGTTGGGCTCAAGGGTCCTGGCATGAATCCTGCCGTGTTGTTGTAGTAACCGAGAAGCATGTCAGCGACCGCGTTTCCAGTGCCGCATAGGCTGCTAGGTGCTCCACCGCCGACGGAGACGGGGGCGTTGGGGCATCCATTGCTGTTGCTCAGAATGGTTGCAGCCTGGAACTGCCAGTCTCCGTGGAAGTCGTCGTCCAGGTTGCGGATCAAGTGCCAGTGGCGGTAGTCGAAACCAACGCTGATGGTGTGACGGCCATGGACGGTGGAGAAGCTGTCGGCAAACTCCCAGGCGGGGTTGTCCGATCCTGTGTAAGCGTTCACTGGACCGCCGGTGGTGGTGTACTGCGAGAGCGCCAGGCTGGGCCAGCTTTCCTGCAGTGCGGCAAAGTGCGTGAACACTCCCGTTTGGGCCAGCATTGAGACTGCGTCGGAGGATGGCGCGGGCGCTCCCTGCGGGGCTTGCGCGTCGAGGTAGCCGAAGCGGAAGTTGTTAACGTTGGCGGCGCCAAAGCTGATGGTATGCGAAACCTCCCAGTTCTTCTGCTTCTCGTACTGAGTCAGCAGGCCATAGCTCAGGCTCCCCGTATCCAAGCTGCTGTTCTGATAGGTCGAGTAGGTTCCGCGGCCGAAGATGGAGCCGAAGCGTCCGAGAGTCTGGTCGAGGCGGTAAGTCTGCTGGTTTGTCGTAAGCCGAAGTCCAACGTTACGGATGAAGTTGATGTTGCCTTCCGGCTGGTTTGCCAGTGTAGGCGACTGCCAGTAACCATATTTGAGGGCCACCTGCGCCAGATGATTGGTTATTTCGCCGGAAGGAATCTGGTTATTCGGAAAGGGCTGCCCAGTTGTCGGATCTACGGGCATGCAATTTTGATTAATGTTGAGAAGAGCAGTGCAGGCAGCAGTTCCATAAGCCGGGAGCGGAGTTCCGCCAGAAGTGAGCTCTCCGTTGAAGTTTCCGGTCAGGACTGCGGGGTTGGGCACCATCTCCGTTTCTCTGATGCCATTGTTGATGCGCCAGCCTTCGTAGTTGGCCATCCAGAAAGTCTTGTTGTGACCGTCGTAGATTTTGGGCAGGTACACTGGACCATCTGCCACGAAGCCAAATTGGTTTTGGCGAAGAACCGGGTTGGCTGT
This is a stretch of genomic DNA from Edaphobacter acidisoli. It encodes these proteins:
- a CDS encoding TonB-dependent receptor; translation: MRIMRFSFVLTLLLTLSSAAFGQAGATGSILGTVTDSTGAVIPNVKITITNQATNVPFHTATSSSGDYNAPSLNPGTYSVSAQSPGFQKAVTNGVILTVDEKVRINISLKPGEVTQATEVTAQAVALDTDTTALSQLMSQNQVQQLPLNGRNFMQLLLVGAGAVTVGGEQGTMRQGEGNAVSINGGRPEGNNYTLDGLINTDQALVTPAVILSQDAIQEFKVESGTYSAEYGFSASQINIVSKGGSNSLHGALFEYNRNDAFDAKPFPTASDYQANTPTANPVLRQNQFGFVADGPVYLPKIYDGHNKTFWMANYEGWRINNGIRETEMVPNPAVLTGNFNGELTSGGTPLPAYGTAACTALLNINQNCMPVDPTTGQPFPNNQIPSGEITNHLAQVALKYGYWQSPTLANQPEGNINFIRNVGLRLTTNQQTYRLDQTLGRFGSIFGRGTYSTYQNSSLDTGSLSYGLLTQYEKQKNWEVSHTISFGAANVNNFRFGYLDAQAPQGAPAPSSDAVSMLAQTGVFTHFAALQESWPSLALSQYTTTGGPVNAYTGSDNPAWEFADSFSTVHGRHTISVGFDYRHWHLIRNLDDDFHGDWQFQAATILSNSNGCPNAPVSVGGGAPSSLCGTGNAVADMLLGYYNNTAGFMPGPLSPTDQAGNPQDHIFGYFAPYAQDDWKVTQKLTMNVGLRWDYRAAAYEAKNHFFWLDTQNSQGGLCFADPQLKTDGVAPGVGVNGGPILRYCGSVPHPGQKTPFAPRFGLNYRLTDKTVIRGGYGIFFDSYEGREIDDSADIYPYSIRLSENPTQVASLPKFGNQMFPSFTTLTPFPQSTLSFIAVIESENPIDPYVQSWTGSVERALTPNTTLEVNYIGTHAVHLLDRHNIAQPYQISAANLAACQANPNDVTHDCPTSSRLPYPNFTGFYIDSDFHGYSHYNAMNVNFQHRAGNLAVTAIYTWANSKDDKSAAAGVGATGAGYQGFMNNHAPQLDYGPSDFSVSQRFVSSYVYPLPVGRGKKFLGNVGRAADLVVGGWQLAGITTFQSGFPFSITATDAAGLDDTQFQRANYTTGCNVHSGLTQRFQRINMSCFTQPGPGTFGSSARNFLRQPGLNNWDMGLTKDFHITERAGLSMRFDTFNTFNHHQYVVNVGGLATSGSGGGSSIQNAVGNPLQGLITSAGPSRIVQLSGKLTF